In Portunus trituberculatus isolate SZX2019 chromosome 45, ASM1759143v1, whole genome shotgun sequence, the DNA window CTGAGTCAAGACCAAGTACTGCAGAGGATGGGTCAACTCTTTGCTCTGAGGCACCTGGTGAATCTCAGCTCAGATTTACTTGATGTTCCTGACTTTTATTGGGAACATGAGAACCTTGAACAACTGTACAGAAAAACATCAGAACACCTCAGTGTGTCCAAGCGTACCTCGGTGAGTTTagaatgtgttgtgtgtgtgttgaacatCAGCAACTGCTTCATCTACAGTGTCTTCGTTTCATTGAACTATGAGTATTGAAAGAGGTTTGACAAAAGGTAATATTTTATTAATGCTAATAGAATAGTTGTATTGAGTTTCATTCCATATTCTTTAGAGGTAACAAAACTAAGATGAATTAATCTGTAAAGTTTTCTACACATTGATAAccaattttattcatatatgATTTTTAGAGAAAAATCAGATGTCTTTATTCTTGGTATAGCAAAATTTCTGGATTGACTCAAAATTACACAATTGATTGCCTCTGAGTTAAGACAAATGGGACAATGTCATAGAATAACTTGTATCAGCAGTGTGTTATACATCTgttcactcaaacactcacacaGTATTAATATTAAAGTATTTGAtcagtggcaaaaaaaaaaaaaaagtttttggtCTAATGAGTCACATTAAAAACATTTACATACAGCTGagtaagtgtctctctctctatctgaaaATGAATATTAAGCTAGTCTGTGTTCCCAGGTGATGAATGTGAAGCTGAGTCACTGTGTGGAGTTGATGGAACTCCTAAAAAGTCACCTCAATGAGCGACACTCGGCCCGCCTCGAGTggatcatcatcatcctcatcatggTGGAGGTGGGCTTTGAACTCCTCCACTTCATTGAGCGTCTCCTCTGAGATTGTGAGATGgaacacgaggaagaggaagactgtaAGACTATTGAGCAAAAGAAGGATAACACCAAAAGATGGTTGTGGTACACAAAATCTTTGAAGGTAAATTTCATAAATGTTATTGGTATGTAAGTTGCTGCAAATCAGAGAATGGTCAGTTGAGGTAAAATAGATTCATTAAAGGTACTTgaattaatatatttatttactttttgtagttatttgttttcatattcatttgctAACATTTTCTTCTAGTGTCTTTGTATATAATGGCTCATGCTAATTGGTATTGTTCTAGAAAATTCAGTTAATTGCTTTTGTTTGATTTAGTATTTCAGATTAATCAATATCTGTTTGGGTTAAAATCAAGTAAAGGTTAAATTTGACACTAAGAGAATAAGTAGTAGAATCTCTCAACAGAAATTCATTTAATTCATGCAAACTGTATTGCAGATAGCATACTTTCAGTATCCTTAAATAATATGCAGGAGATAAATCCACCAAGTCCTCATTCTTAATACTTCTATGCCTATCATAAAAACATTGAAATGTATGTGATAAGCCAGCTCTACTTGTACAATGAAATTTTCATTGTGAATGTAGCATACGACAAATAATTCAATATTGACGGTGTGCTTGAAGTAACATCCATATGGAATACATAGAAATTTTGTTCAGAAACTCTAAATTCCCCAAACTAAGATTGAACATCCCCATGTCCCCATCATTGCCTTGATATTCCTAAGTTCAGGCAACACTGACAGCACTGCTGGTGAAGCAGTAAGAGGGAACAAGTGGGGCAGCTCAAGTGCTGAGGTAGTTCATTCATGTTTGGAGGAAAATTTATGTTCATCACTAAAAATGTACTATATGTATGTGATTCAGATTCAGAAAAGTTAACATTCAGAGGTTCAAAAGTGCTTATAAAAACAGTGTTGTGCAGTAAATCAAAATTGAAAATTAATTGGCCAAACTAATTAAGGAAGCTTTATGAGTTTCCCCAAAGTGCTGAGTGGAGATGTATCAGTTTCCTCATCCACAGAACATTTGCTTGGTTGTTAACATCTGCATTTGCATTCACATCCCCAGCTCTGATGAATTAAACATCCATATCTGCATCCACAATCCACATTTGTGATGAAATTGATATCCATATCTGGTGGATACATTTTGAACATTAAAGGGTACAGAGAAGAGAGGTCACAAAGTTGAAGAAAATTGATTAATGTTTATGTAATTATCTTCTGAAattacattatttattcatttgtcttttcAATTTACACAACCTAATGAGCCATGAGCTCTGTGGAGgggcagaagagaaagaattttacatagtgactatgtatatatattttgtaaatATGTAAAAGTTTGTGTGAACTGTTAGTAGTATTGTATAtaatgtactatatatatagtATTGCATAAATAATCAAGAAGGGAAGCACTGTGGctgacaaggagagaaaaagtgtgtgtgtgtgtgtgtgtgtgtgtgtgtgtgtgtgtgtgtgtgtgtgtgtgtgtgtgtgtgtttcactgtttgtttgtttgatctgctgcagtctctgacgagacagccagacgttaccctacggaacgagctcagagctcattatttccgatcttcggataggcctgagaccaggcacacaccacacactgggacaacaaggtcacaactcctcgatttacctcccatacctactcactgctaggtgctacacgtgaaaggagacacacccaaatatctccacccggccggggaatcgaaccccggtcctctggcttgtgaagcaagcgctctaaccactgagctaccgggtgtgtgtgtgtgtgtgtgtgtgtgtgtgtgtacccagttgtacctagttgtagttttacagggcctgggctttatgctcgtgtggtcccatctccatatctacacttatcctatcttactttaaaagtatgcacactcgttgcagacactacttcttcatttaaactgttccacgtctcaatacatctctggaaactatattttttaatatctctcagacatcttccttttctcagctttttactatgcgatcttgtgcttcggatgtcatattcttctctcaggatcagtttctcgttgtccacttggtccattccgttgatcaatttataaacttgtatcaggtctcctctctccattctttgttccagggttggtagatccatagcctttagtctctcctcatatgtcatcccttcaaattctggaaccattcttgtagccatttttgtagcctctccaatttccttatgtgtttctttttatgaggggtccacactactcctgcatattccaatctgggtcttattatagtacttatcaatttcttcatcatttctttgtccatgtagtgaaatgctactccaatattccttagcaaattatatgtttctctaaaaattctatcaatatggcttactggttgattgttttcttccatcgtcactcctaagtccttttcctttttaactttctccagttctactccatctcccatcttatagattcccacaggtcgtctttcactctttcccatttccatgacatggcttttgttcacattgaattccatttcccacttcttactccattcccagatcttatttaggtcttcttgcagtatttcacaatcctccttttgctttataactctgcacagtttcgtatcatctgcaaacagatttatgtagctgttcactccttctggcatgtcgttaatataaatgaggaaaagtattggtgccaatactgacccctgtggcactccgctttctactgctctccacttggacttcatatctttaactatcgtccttatttctctccccctcaaataattttctatccatctcaatgtgcttccttttaagccacccttctcctctaacttccatagtaatcttgcatgtggcactttgtcaaatgccttttttaaatccaaataaatacagtcaacccatcctctctctcttgtactctatcaactattctagaatagaaactcaataaattagttacacaagaccgtcttttctaaaaccaaattggctatttgatattaattggttgtcttcaaggaactcgatccattgtttttttattattctttcacacatcttgcatattacactagttagtgataccggtctgtaatttaaaggttcttccttccttccgctcttatatatgggaaccacctcagctcttttccattctactggtactgttccattttctattgagcattttatgatgtatataggacttgcaaGTTCTAtcatacattctttcagtattctgcctgagacttcatctggtcccattgcctcctcttcatccagttccttcattgactcttttatttcaagcttggttactttaatctctttcatatagattgtctctctattaccctgtggcctctcaaatttggattccttagtaaagacctcctggaatttttatttaatagttctgccatacttttgggtcttccaccatcccgttctctccttttaacctttctattgtttctttttgcttaatttttctatttatgaatctatagaacaattttggttgctccttacatttttcgacaatgtctttttgaagttcttttcctcttccttcctcaccttaacatattcattttcgctgccttgaagttttccttatttgctggatttctatttctccaccttttccatgctccatctcttttctcctttgccctagcacaccttacattaaaccaatctttctttccttcttctttaggtctatattttgggacatattNNNNNNNNNNNNNNNNNNNNNNNNNNNNNNNNNNNNNNNNNNNNNNNNNNNNNNNNNNNNNNNNNNNNNNNNNNNNNNNNNNNNNNNNNNNNNNNNNNNNNNNNNNNNNNNNNNNNNNNNNNNNNNNNNNNNNNNNNNNNNNNNNNNNNNNNNNNNNNNNNNNNNNNNNNNNNNNNNNNNNNNNNNNNNNNNNNNNNNNNNNNNNNNNNNNNNNNNNNNNNNNNNNNNNNNNNNNNNNNNNNNNNNNNNNNNNNNNNNNNNNNNNNNNNNNNNNNNNNNNNNNNNNNNNNNNNNNNNNNNNNNNNNNNNNNNNNNNNNNNNNNNNNNNNNNNNNNNNNNNNNNNNNNNNNNNNNNNNNNNNNNNNNNNNNNNNNNNNNNNNNNNNNNNNNNNNNNNNNNNNNNNNNNNNNNNNNNNNNNNNNNNNNNNNNNNNNNNNNNNNNNNNNNNNNNNNNNNNNNNNNNNNNNNNNNNNNNNNNNNNNNNNNNNNNNNNNNNNNNNcttgcattaaaccaatctttctttctttctcttctttaggtctatatttcggaacatattcctctgaccccagttttgtatatttccaaaaataagttatatttctcttgaaccgttaatgagttttccatctcctcccagtttacgttttaaaatagttcttgagattctcaatatcagcctttctgtaatttaatcggtctcctttgtatgattcatctctatcttcctttccttcttctatatccatttctaatattacatggtcactctttcccaatgggcacttgtatcttatatcatcgttaattggtatatcccttgtaaaacctaggtctaatcttgccggctcatcgtttcctctgaatcttgtgttttcctttactctttggaccatcaaattatctatcattaggttcaggaatctatctccccaggcatcttcccccataccactttcataattttcccagtctacttccttacagttgaaatctcctaccaatatcacttttctcctttccttaatgattcttgtaagactccttattgtgtcatctatcatgtctctatattcttggttagtccatgagtttatTTTTCGGCACATATaattccaatgattgttaactccttattaatatgtatcttaatatacagtatttctgattttccttccccaaactcacttgatttaccactatctccttccttaacatcatcatgactcctcctcctttacccatctgtctctccatatattatattttatctatgtctattttattgcctcatttaactttgtttccaccaggcatacaatatctggttcttctttctttatgtaatctctaaTTCTAATTTATTAGATAAACCATCTATgttgtatacataatttttaatctcttgttcttatcatttttagttaaacttgctccattttttttctcttccttctcttttatatataccatttccttatcctgtctcctataattctccaaaaatgccttcttctcctcctctgacctttcattttttttcttgcttctgccaccagttcattgtgtctcttcctttcctcctcattttgtttatatatatatatatatatatatatatatatatatatatatatatatatatatatatatatatatatatatcttgcaaccttctgtttctctgagttttgttttctatatagtacttcttctgctgctgcttgtgattttagtaatatcttaattggtctcactgttccttcttgatatggtcccattctatggatttcttctacttcctcttctaagttctattcgtcatttagatgttttagtaggtctttactgatttcatttcccttttccttcttggtctatatttaacatttttttcttttagtccaaaataattacctttttttttccacaatttctcttactaaattttcttttcttgaggactttatcattttgtttgtcatatttcatcttttcttttaactgttcttgaaatttcctgaaaattttgtctttcttatcttggattctccattgTATTTTTAATCTCATCTTGTACTCTTCTttattaactagatctttcagctttcttttctttctcttttaccaagtccttcttccatcaatttcttgtagttagctatttCACTTttaaccttcattttcttcttactagtttcattttctttcttccactctttatcctttcttcaatttctggagctctttatcctgttcttcattctcttcattcccATACTTTCCTTtacaatttatctaatttacgtcaTAGTCAACActttatcaaatagtgaagtatctCAGATCAAAGCCTCAATgctctttaaatatttattggCACAGCTTGAGTGAACTCAAAAAGGTTTGCTTTGTATCTACAATGTATACCTCtaacaagaaaatgatgatCACAAATGATGCAGCACAAATCACTTGTTACATAAGGTTTAAATCTTTGAATCACTGATCACAGCATCAGTGACgtcactgcaaaaaaaaaaaaaacttaatgttTTGCATTCTTGCCCAGCATACTGTGTTTAGAATTTTGGAGTTTGAATAAATGGTTATGTATTTGTATATGATTTTTTGTCCATTCTGTTAAATGTATAGATAATGAGGTTTCTGTGCTTCCTGCAGGGCCGAGTGTTGCACCCAGAACAGACACGGGTGGTCAGTGTTCGGGAGTGTGCTCGTTCCCAGGGCTTTCCAGACACATTCCGCTTCTTTGGAACCATCTTGGAGAAACACAGACAGGTATGTCCCACATCTTTCAGCCACTGCCTCAAGCTATTTTGagtttgtctctttgtttttctcatatttGAGCCTTGCATGCTATACTTAATTGCAAATCTTTGGAAATATAAACTCCTACCTGAAAATAAGATCATCCAAGCCAAGGGACACAGCATTAAAAGCATTTCAGCACCCTTGATGTTACTATGGAGTCTAAATATAGCTTGCTCTGCACTTTTTATGAGAAGCTAGCCTCTgtagaagagaagtaaaatgtGTGTTGTATATTAAACTCTGAGAATGAGAGCTTGGTTCACCAACGCAACTTGTTTTGTtctataaaataaaaagaaagctttTTGTTTTAATAGCCCCACTCCTCTGACCAACTGTCTTCTACATCTTTGTCATTACAGTGTTGAATCCCTTACTATCTTTTAGTACTATTTTCATGATGACTACTTTTCTAATCTTGTTAACTGTATCCCTCTAATCATCCCTCATCTTTGTGTATGCAATGGAACCAGTTCATGAATGGCCCTGTACACTAACAAATTGGTTTACAAAACAAATTTCGCCTTGGTCCAGGAATGAAAATTTGGTACACAGAGATGCTGTCCCTGGCATTGCACAGAGCATCAGTTATTCTTGTGGTACCATACTGTAAACTATTTCTTGTAGTGCTGTGCTGTTGTTTTGCTTTCTACATTAGATTGGCCCATGAAAGTGAAATGGGTTAGTGATAAAGGTATTAAGAATATGAAGCCTTAGCATATtgcaatagaaataaagaattcTAGACCATCAAAGGATCTTgaaaatactactactttttaatCCTCACAAAGAGAAACTTAAAATAAGAACTTTATTATAAGTGtggaacactagaaaaaaatattttcaagaTGCTTTGCTGGTATGATAGGTATCAGGAATCACAAGATTCTGCGAGATGTTTGTTTGTGCTGCCATATTTGTTATCACAGGGATCACAACACTGAGGCACCTCATCTCCAACAGGACAGCTAGTGATGCATGTTAAATATCAttaggaagatctgtgtatgccGTCTTGCTGTCAGTTAGATGCcattactataacaacaacgatTCTATTTATTCCAGCTAAAAGGTACACAAAAGTGTTTGATAGAAGATAGTTGGTTTAGGAACCACAGGGTGTGCAACCCTTTGGTCCAGTAATAgattaatctattttacatGGATTCATATAGGGAAAATGGTTTTAGTTCAAGTATTTCGGTTCATGAATGGCCCTTAGGAAATAATTCAATTTGTAAACTGAGGTTTCACTGCACTTTGCATTAGATGGTAGTATTGATTTAGGTTCTTAGTTACATTGCTTCATATTAGCTTGGGAAATTATAAAATACAACCTTCATGTAGCTTGTacctttaattttattttatggtATAACCTTTCATGTTTGGATTGGTAGTGTCATTCACTTGCAGTGCAGGAATATTCTTTCTCAGTTATTGTCTCCCATACTCTTTTCCAACTGTCTTCAAAAATTGCCTTTTTTCATTGAGATATTATGTAACATTTCTTGTCTTTTAGCTTTAAGTAATTACAGTATGTATGTGCATCACTACAGATAAGAATCCAAAGCTGATtatatattcctttattttccacttCCAGGTTGGTAATGCTGTGCCGCCTCCAATGGCCCGTGCTTTAGgattggaaataaaaaaatgtatacttCAAAGAGAATATGAAATGGAGAAGTCATAAGAGAACAGTAAAGGTTGGCAACTGATTTTAGTACaacacttgtttttattttgtagaAAGATTTTatgctttattttgcttttaataCATTTTATAGATGTCatttaattattactattttaagTGATAGAGATATTGTaagtaaatatttttgtaaaaagTTTTCAAAACTACATACTGTGGAATTTTTTGgtatgatagtaatagtagtttttttATAAAATGCCTCAGACTTTGCTCTTGTGCAACATTTATAATACTATTAGTTATAGGCAAAATATATTTCATGAACCTAgtcatttttccttttgatttacCAATATTCCTTAGTAGAATAGGAAATGATAGACCATAACTCAAGAAATTATTTTTACCTATcaaaaaattacttttttttttttttcccttcactttgttGTTGACATACAGATATTTGGatgattcatgtgtgtgtgtgtctatatatatatatatatatatatatatatatatatatatatatatatatatatatatatatatatatatatatatttgtgtcaaGCTCACTAGCAAAAGTATGCCTTTTACAACAAGGCACTTTTGTGCAATTAATACTCAAAGAAATTTAATTTTTTGATTAATCCTGAACTTCTGGGAGTATATCACTGTATCCCTAGTGTTTGATTATTCCTGTCCATCAAACACATGTACTTATTGCTTATGCTTTCAGCCTCTGCTTACATTGTAGGTGAGTGAATGACTAGCTTGAGCAATGAGTGGTGTTAAAAGTTTACAGATGGATGGTAAGTCATTTGCAGCACTCAACAGTACATGTAGATGGTGTGGTATTTGAGATTgatcaccacaaaaacactgtAATCTCACTATCTGTTAAGTGAACTTCTTAGTGTTCtgccaaatataaaaaaagattgtCTGAAACTCACTCCTATGCtgccatttatttattacaagaagctacaataaaaaaatagttattTCACAAATAAATACTGCAGCATACTACACATCAATAAACCCTGACGGTTATAATTGTACATCGGTTTACattgtattgttattgtcattcgTTTCCTTATGTGAAACTGATTTCACAAGATAAAGTAAACACTAGGAGAGACCACCAAAGAATGGGAAGTCAATTAACATATAGTATTGCTACTCAACTTAGTCATTGTATACTCCCCTTCATATGTGACAAGTTACAGTATCAAAAAGaatctgaagctttataaatcATACATTATAAACATCTTATAAATGAGGGACAAAAGACATCCATTGTGATTATTTATAATCAGGTATTCATGGCCCTAGAttttaattatatatacattACTTATGAATTATGACTTCTCAACCATCATGAGTTACAAATTATTCCTTTGATAAGTGGGGACTAATAAAACACTGGATAAGTTGACAGTATTATGTacacttggaaaaaaaatacatgaataactTCTTCATAAACTTTTAATTAGCAAACTAAACTGAATACAAAGCACTTATCAGCTAGGTTTGTCGATCACTGACGCTGAAGGTGCTCTCCTGGCTTGAAGTGGTTTGCTAAACTTATGGTCCAGTCATCCACAACGCCCTTAGTAAACTCTCGAATAAACCTGTGGTAAACAATGACAAAACTTTTAATTTGCAGA includes these proteins:
- the LOC123519619 gene encoding required for meiotic nuclear division protein 1 homolog, whose amino-acid sequence is MMHFSITLSDGPVMTVFIHLLWRSRTKLVRDTIFLNPEGPTDLEKYTFSNALSLSVQLGIWEAALDQYIDNIEYVSEELSKTGRVVLSQDQVLQRMGQLFALRHLVNLSSDLLDVPDFYWEHENLEQLYRKTSEHLSVSKRTSVMNVKLSHCVELMELLKSHLNERHSARLEWIIIILIMVEVGFELLHFIERLL